Part of the Lysobacter enzymogenes genome is shown below.
TTGCCGCAGCTCCGGCAGCCAGCGCAGGCGGTTGCGCGGCTCGCGCTCGGGATCGTGCAAGGCCTGGTGGCGGGCCAGCAGGCAGGCCATGCGGCGGTTGAGGTCGGATGTTCTGGACATCGAAGGCGATGATCGCGGGCGCCCGAAGAACCCGCAAGAGCGAGCCCCTCAGACGCGACGCAAGCCCCGGAGCCGAGGGCACCCCGCGGGCTTTTGCCGAAGGCCTTGCCCGTGAGGTCGGATGTTCTGGACATCGAAGGCGATGATCGCGGGCGCCCGAAGAACCCGCAAGAGCGAGCCCCCAGACGCGACGCAAGCCCCGGGGCCGAGGGCACCCCGCGGGCTTTTGCCGAAGGCCTTGCCCGCGGGGTGCCCTCGGCCCCGGGGCGTTCCTTCCCGGAGAGTTCCGCCCAAAGCCCCCAGAACCGCACCGCCTTCGACCTTCGTACGCCCCCGCTCGACGCCCCGCCCCGCTGGGCTACACTCGACCGACTACCGCCAGGGCCGTGCCGCCGATCACATGCTGTCACTCCATTCCGCCCGCAATCGGGCGAGCCGCAAGCCGGCGGCGAAGGGAAGCCAGTCCAACGGCGGCGCCGATCACGGCACCTCCACCAACGGCACTGCAAAACGCGCCTCCAGACGCAACAGCGCCGCCGCGCCGGCGCGGCCCCCGCGCATCGGCCTGGCCATCGCCGGCGGCGGCCCGATCGGCGGCATGTACGAACTCGGCGCGCTGCGCGCGCTCGACGAAGCCATCGAAGGCCTCGACCTGACCCGGCTGGATTGCTACGTCGGCGTCAGCAGCGGCGCCTTCCTCGCCGCCGGCCTGGCCAACCGCATGGACACCGCCGAGATGTGCCGCATCTTCGTCACCGGCGACAGCGCCGACGTCGAATTCCGGCCCGAAACCTTCATGCGCCCGGCCTTCGTCGAATACCTCAAGCGCGCCGCCAGCTTTCCGCGCCTGGCCACCGAATGGTGGCGCGAACTGCTGTTCTCGCCGCTGGAAGCGCGCTGGTCGGACCTGATCACCCGCTTCGGCGGCCTGATCCCCAACGGCCTGTTCGACAACCGCGAAGTCGAACGCTTCCTGCGCGAAGTGTTCACCCGCCGCGGCCGCAGCAACGACTTCCGCGAACTCGACGCCGAGCTGTACGTGGTCGCGGTCGACATCGACAGCGGCGACGCGGTGCGCTTCGGCGGCGAAGGCTGGGACGACGTGCCGATCTCCAAGGCGGTGCAGGCCAGCGCCGCATTGCCCGGCCTGTACCCGCCGGTGCAGATCGAAGGCCGCCATTTCGTCGACGGCGCGCTGCGCCGGACCATGCACGCCTCGGTCGTGCTCGACCGCGGCATCGACCTGCTGATCGGCCTCAACCCGCTGGTCCCGTTCAACCACCACCACGGCGCCGCCGTAGCCGAAGACAACAGCCTCGCCGCCGGCGGCCTGCCGGCGGTGCTGTCGCAGACCTTCCGCACCCTGCTGCAATCGCGCATGCAGGTCGGCCTGGCCCGCTACGCCCAGCAATACCCCGACATCGACCAACTGGTGTTCGAACCCAACGCCGAAGACCGCGAACTGTTCTTCACCAACGCCTTCAGCTTCTCCGCGCGCCGGCGCATCTGCGAAATCGCCTACCGCAACACCCTGGCCGACCTGCGCGCGCGCGCCGAGCAACTGGCGCCGATCCTGGCCGCGCACGGTCTGCGCCTGCGCGAAGACGTGCTGGCCGATCCCGAGCGC
Proteins encoded:
- a CDS encoding patatin-like phospholipase family protein, producing the protein MLSLHSARNRASRKPAAKGSQSNGGADHGTSTNGTAKRASRRNSAAAPARPPRIGLAIAGGGPIGGMYELGALRALDEAIEGLDLTRLDCYVGVSSGAFLAAGLANRMDTAEMCRIFVTGDSADVEFRPETFMRPAFVEYLKRAASFPRLATEWWRELLFSPLEARWSDLITRFGGLIPNGLFDNREVERFLREVFTRRGRSNDFRELDAELYVVAVDIDSGDAVRFGGEGWDDVPISKAVQASAALPGLYPPVQIEGRHFVDGALRRTMHASVVLDRGIDLLIGLNPLVPFNHHHGAAVAEDNSLAAGGLPAVLSQTFRTLLQSRMQVGLARYAQQYPDIDQLVFEPNAEDRELFFTNAFSFSARRRICEIAYRNTLADLRARAEQLAPILAAHGLRLREDVLADPERSILDGIAPPARDSETTARLRRALDDVDRLVARRRPGKRRQATAPH